A window of the Alnus glutinosa chromosome 4, dhAlnGlut1.1, whole genome shotgun sequence genome harbors these coding sequences:
- the LOC133867057 gene encoding NAC domain-containing protein 19-like: MGDPQDPRATSFSLPPGWQFYPSHQQLLCHYLTNKNSNANSKPHTDDSVNGYDLIRELELYNYDPFELPDTACFSYGSGGRKRHWYCYTVRVAKERKGGKRRTMSGYWRRGTVRDVVGSGGKAVVGTRTSFGFYLGNSPKSAVRTDWVMYEYALLDHLKAFVLCRVFAKSHAGNSISDNGLSCCAEESVPAVRHIGIQHDGYLSPDTVEAKMYDDKSVDTNSEIPKYPRQLISERDNQVMTGPNGLQPREPVSSSALPGSGAMIFEALTGEQLLSILEEDFIELDDLMR; this comes from the exons ATGGGAGACCCTCAGGACCCCAGAGCGACGTCGTTTTCCCTCCCACCTGGTTGGCAATTCTACCCCTCCCACCAACAGCTTCTCTGCCACTACCTGACCAACAAGAACAGTAACGCTAACAGTAAACCACACACCGATGACAGTGTCAACGGCTACGACTTGATCAGAGAACTGGAGCTCTATAACTACGACCCGTTCGAGTTACCGGACACGGCGTGCTTTTCGTATGGTTCCGGAGGAAGGAAGAGGCACTGGTACTGTTACACGGTTAGGGTTGCGAAGGAGAGGAAGGGGGGGAAGAGGAGGACGATGAGTGGGTACTGGAGAAGAGGAACGGTGAGGGACGTGGTGGGTTCCGGAGGAAAGGCGGTGGTGGGGACCAGGACGAGCTTCGGATTTTATCTGGGGAATTCGCCAAAGAGCGCGGTGAGGACCGACTGGGTCATGTATGAGTATGCCCTGCTTGATCATCTTAAG GCTTTTGTCCTATGTCGAGTATTTGCCAAATCTCATGCTGGAAATAGCATATCGGATAATGGCTTAAGTTGTTGTGCTGAAGAAAGTGTACCGGCAGTGCGTCACATTGGTATTCAGCATGATGGATACCTTTCACCTGATACTGTTGAAGCTAAAATGTATGATGACAAATCTGTTGACACGaacagtgagataccaaaatatccAAGGCAATTGATTAGTGAGCGAGACAATCAGGTTATGACTGGGCCTAATGGCTTGCAGCCCAGGGAGCCG GTGAGCTCATCTGCACTTCCTGGAAGTGGtgcaatgatttttgaagctcTGACTGGCGAACAATTACTCTCCATTTTAGAGGAAGATTTCATTGAGTTGGACGATCTTATGCGCTAA
- the LOC133866422 gene encoding laccase-21-like isoform X3, whose amino-acid sequence MLRSTTNEHGVKQPRNPWSDGPEYITQCPIQPGSNFTYEVIFSNEEGTLWWHAHSDWTRATVHGAIVVLPPIGSTYPFANPDEENILVLAAWYTGDLKELVDEALITGNDLPMSDAYTINGEPGDFCPCSKATTYHWMVDYSKTYLLRLVNVVMNAELFFAVAGHSLTIVGMDGHYVKPISTDYIMISPGQTMDVLLTANQSLGLYYIAARHYSSEDPSVTAFDYVNTTAVLQYRGNYTIPTSPDFPSTLPSYLDFIAALNFTNRIRSLANKDYPVNVPLNITERMYITVSMNSLYCPTCTGGLDDAIIATSMNNISWVNPSTTDVLHAYYRNISGVYTTDFPDYPPSYYNFTGDEFSENIDLTVQGSKVKVLNYGEAVEIVFQGTNVLKGSMNHPMHLHGYSFYVVGTGFNNFDNETDPKGFNLVDPPEVNTFGVPKKGWLAIRFVANNPGVWFWHCHFDRHLSWGMNTVFIVKNGGTTETSIRQPPVYMPSCKSSVKILDAKQ is encoded by the exons ATGCTCCGATCTACCACGAACGA GCACGGTGTGAAGCAACCAAGAAATCCATGGTCAGATGGTCCGGAATACATCACACAGTGTCCCATTCAACCTGGATCAAACTTCACGTATGAGGTTATATTTTCTAATGAGGAAGGAACCCTTTGGTGGCATGCTCATAGCGATTGGACACGAGCCACTGTTCATGGTGCCATAGTTGTGTTGCCGCCTATTGGATCCACCTATCCATTTGCCAACCCGGACGAAGAAAATATCCTTGTGCTCG CGGCCTGGTACACTGGAGATTTGAAGGAGTTGGTGGATGAGGCCTTGATAACCGGTAATGACTTGCCCATGTCCGATGCTTATACAATAAATGGCGAGCCAGGAGATTTTTGTCCTTGCTCCAAGG CAACGACGTACCATTGGATGGTTGATTACAGCAAAACCTATCTTCTCCGTTTAGTCAATGTTGTGATGAATGCAGAACTCTTCTTTGCAGTTGCTGGACACAGTCTCACAATTGTTGGGATGGATGGACATTATGTCAAACCGATTTCCACGGATTACATCATGATAAGCCCGGGACAAACAATGGATGTCTTACTCACAGCAAACCAGTCTCTTGGCCTTTATTATATTGCTGCTAGACATTACTCAAGCGAAGACCCTTCCGTTACCGCATTTGACTACGTCAATACAACTGCAGTTTTACAATATAGAGGCAATTATACTATCCCAACATCTCCTGACTTTCCCAGTACACTTCCTTCTTATTTGGACTTCATCGCTGCCCTGAACTTCACCAATCGTATAAGGAGCTTGGCGAACAAAGACTACCCAGTAAATGTGCCCCTGAACATAACTGAGAGAATGTATATTACAGTTTCCATGAATTCTCTATATTGTCCAACCTGTACAGGAGGGCTTGATGATGCAATAATAGCTACAAGCATGAATAACATAAGTTGGGTCAATCCAAGTACTACTGACGTGCTACACGCCTACTACAG GAATATCAGTGGGGTTTACACCACAGACTTCCCGGACTATCCGCCTTCATACTATAACTTTACGGGTGATGAATTTTCGGAAAACATTGATTTAACAGTGCAAGGGAGCAAGGTGAAGGTGTTGAACTATGGCGAGGCAGTGGAGATAGTTTTTCAAGGGACTAACGTGCTAAAGGGCTCGATGAATCATCCGATGCATTTGCATGGATATAGCTTCTATGTAGTCGGAACAGGTTTTAATAACTTTGATAATGAGACAGATCCAAAAGGGTTTAATTTGGTTGATCCTCCAGAAGTGAATACCTTTGGAGTTCCTAAGAAGGGATGGCTTGCCATCAGATTTGTTGCAAATAATCCAG GTGTGTGGTTTTGGCATTGTCATTTTGATCGACATCTGAGTTGGGGTATGAATACTGTATTTATAGTAAAGAATGGGGGCACTACTGAGACAAGCATCCGCCAGCCCCCTGTTTACATGCCTTCTTGTAAAAGTTCCGTTAAGATCTTGGATGCGAAACAATGA